Proteins co-encoded in one Marmota flaviventris isolate mMarFla1 chromosome 9, mMarFla1.hap1, whole genome shotgun sequence genomic window:
- the LOC114078875 gene encoding olfactory receptor 52K1-like has product MFFLALTGNGILLFLIWTEHSLHQPMFLFLAMLSFVDLVLSLSTLPKMLAIFWFDATAISSYSCLSQMFVIHAFSAMESGVLVAMAFDCFVAICNPLHYTTILTPVVVTKIGGLVVLRGVGLTIFFPSLARRLPYCGSHTIAYTDCEHMAVVKLACGATTVDNLYAFTVAVFLGVGDVAFIAYSYGQIVKTVMRIPSPEARAKAGSTCTAHVCVIFFFYGPGFLSVVMQRFGPPTASAAKVILANLYLLFPPALDPIVYGVKTKQIRERLFTILGSK; this is encoded by the coding sequence ATGTTTTTCTTGGCACTGACTGGGAATGGCATCCTGCTTTTTCTTATCTGGACAGAGCACAGTCTTCACCAGCCCATGTTTTTGTTTCTGGCCATGCTGTCTTTTGTTGACCTGGTCCTCTCCCTTTCCACTCTGCCCAAGATGTTGGCTATATTTTGGTTTGATGCTACAGCCATCAGCTCCTACTCCTGCCTTTCCCAGATGTTTGTCATCCATGCATTCTCTGCCATGGAGTCAGGGGTGCTCGTGGCCATGGCTTTCGACTGCTTTGTGGCTATCTGTAATCCACTGCATTACACAACCATCCTGACCCCAGTTGTTGTCACCAAGATTGGGGGCCTGGTGGTGCTTCGAGGTGTGGGGTTGACCATCTTCTTTCCAAGCTTGGCTCGTCGACTGCCCTACTGTGGCTCGCACACGATTGCCTATACCGACTGTGAACATATGGCAGTGGTAAAGCTGGCCTGTGGGGCCACCACTGTGGACAACCTCTATGCTTTTACCGTGGCAGTCTTTCTTGGTGTCGGGGATGTGGCCTTTATTGCCTACTCCTATGGGCAGATTGTGAAGACTGTGATGCGTATTCCTTCACCTGAGGCACGTGCAAAAGCAGGCAGCACGTGCACAGCTCACGTCTGTGTCATCTTCTTCTTTTATGGACCAGGCTTTCTTTCTGTGGTCATGCAGCGCTTTGGGCCACCCACAGCCTCTGCTGCCAAGgtcatccttgctaatctttacTTGCTCTTTCCTCCTGCATTGGATCCCATTGTCTATGGGGTTAAAACCAAGCAGATCCGGGAGCGGCTGTTCACAATTCTAGGCTCCAAATAG